The following are encoded in a window of Jeotgalibacillus aurantiacus genomic DNA:
- a CDS encoding DinB family protein: MKKLFYYNWQKRQEWFEWAFELPEEDLLLNRTGGVGNILETLLHIVVVEIGWLKDLKGELFDDDLTGYITLEKVKHLNDQYHHEIKDYIESWTTDREDLRIDIEGETFTEGEVLNHIIVHEIHHSGQLSIWSRALGKKPVRANYIHRGLGV; this comes from the coding sequence ATGAAAAAATTGTTTTATTATAACTGGCAAAAGAGACAGGAATGGTTTGAATGGGCTTTTGAGCTTCCAGAAGAAGACCTGCTGCTGAACCGTACAGGTGGAGTAGGAAATATTCTTGAGACGCTGTTACATATTGTGGTGGTAGAAATCGGTTGGCTGAAGGATTTAAAAGGAGAGCTGTTTGATGATGATCTTACCGGTTATATAACCCTTGAAAAAGTAAAGCATCTGAATGATCAGTATCATCATGAAATCAAAGATTACATAGAAAGCTGGACAACAGATCGTGAAGATCTCCGTATTGACATAGAAGGCGAAACCTTTACTGAAGGAGAAGTGTTGAATCACATCATCGTTCATGAGATTCATCATTCAGGTCAGTTGTCTATCTGGTCAAGAGCGCTCGGGAAGAAGCCGGTAAGGGCAAATTATATACATCGCGGATTAGGAGTATAG
- a CDS encoding NUDIX domain-containing protein, translating to MKRQDANYRYARMVYGVCFKDQHILLVRNYKGEYFLPGGEMAEHDKEDQCLLREFEIETGYQAFLNSCIGRAEHHYDQDGENIQHEASFYAVSLKGRKRMTDGYDLTWMTKEMAKEKLLLEHHKWAVEQVSKI from the coding sequence ATGAAGCGGCAAGATGCAAATTACCGGTACGCAAGAATGGTATATGGTGTTTGTTTTAAAGATCAGCACATATTGCTGGTTCGAAACTATAAAGGGGAGTATTTTTTACCGGGCGGGGAGATGGCAGAGCATGATAAGGAAGACCAGTGTCTTTTGAGAGAGTTTGAAATAGAAACGGGATATCAGGCGTTTTTAAATTCGTGTATTGGCCGAGCCGAACACCACTATGATCAGGATGGAGAGAACATTCAGCATGAGGCCTCCTTTTATGCAGTTTCATTAAAGGGAAGAAAAAGGATGACTGATGGTTACGATCTGACATGGATGACAAAGGAAATGGCGAAGGAGAAACTCCTTTTGGAGCATCATAAATGGGCGGTTGAACAGGTGAGTAAGATATAG
- a CDS encoding dihydrolipoyl dehydrogenase family protein: protein MVKKYDLIVIGSGSAGSVAAQACRKEGWRVAVVDARPFGGTCALRGCDPKKVLVGAAEIVDASHRMKGKGIAEDQAIDWQALMTFKKTFTEPVPDGKVRAFKEAGIDVFHGEAAFVSDHTINVSGELLEADKFLIASGAEPAELPFQGAELLKHSDDFLALGELPKRIIFIGGGYISMEFAHIAARAGSEVHLIHRSDQILKGFDADHVQLLMKRSEEVGIQFHLNTDVTSLMNQGDVYTLKGNQNGKEIEWQADIVIHGAGRTPAIRKLNLTEAGILADEKGIQVNEFLQSISNPHVYAAGDVSASGNRPLTPLAGFESNIVAENLLNGNVKKMKHPITPTIVFTLPKLASVGMTEEEAKEKGYEIKVSDLDMKDWYTYRKANEKAASAKLIIDVENDRLLGAHLISMQADELINHFTTAIHFQLPVSELKQVIFGYPTAASDLQYMI, encoded by the coding sequence ATAGTGAAAAAGTATGACTTGATTGTGATTGGTAGTGGCTCAGCTGGAAGTGTGGCAGCACAGGCATGTAGAAAAGAAGGCTGGAGAGTGGCGGTGGTTGATGCCAGACCATTTGGAGGGACGTGCGCATTGAGAGGTTGTGATCCTAAAAAGGTGCTTGTAGGAGCGGCAGAAATAGTAGACGCTTCTCACAGAATGAAAGGGAAAGGGATTGCGGAGGATCAGGCGATTGACTGGCAGGCGTTAATGACGTTTAAAAAAACTTTTACTGAACCGGTTCCTGATGGAAAAGTCAGAGCATTTAAAGAAGCGGGCATAGACGTTTTCCATGGAGAAGCCGCCTTTGTTTCTGATCACACGATCAATGTGAGTGGAGAACTGCTGGAGGCTGATAAGTTTTTAATTGCATCAGGTGCAGAGCCTGCCGAGCTTCCATTTCAGGGCGCAGAACTGTTAAAGCATAGTGATGATTTTCTGGCGCTAGGGGAATTACCAAAGCGGATCATTTTTATAGGAGGCGGCTATATCTCAATGGAGTTTGCCCACATTGCAGCAAGAGCAGGCTCGGAGGTTCATCTTATTCACAGAAGTGATCAGATATTAAAAGGATTTGATGCGGATCATGTTCAGCTTCTAATGAAACGATCTGAAGAAGTGGGCATTCAGTTTCATTTGAATACAGATGTGACGAGTCTGATGAATCAGGGGGACGTTTATACATTGAAAGGAAATCAGAATGGTAAGGAAATAGAATGGCAGGCAGACATCGTCATTCACGGTGCTGGGAGAACGCCTGCCATTCGTAAACTGAATCTGACTGAAGCAGGTATTTTGGCAGACGAAAAGGGCATTCAGGTAAATGAATTTCTACAAAGTATATCCAACCCTCATGTTTATGCAGCGGGTGATGTGTCAGCCAGCGGAAATCGTCCTCTTACCCCTCTGGCGGGTTTTGAATCAAACATTGTTGCAGAGAACCTGTTAAATGGCAACGTGAAAAAGATGAAACATCCAATTACACCGACGATTGTCTTTACTCTTCCAAAGCTTGCTTCTGTCGGTATGACAGAAGAGGAAGCTAAAGAAAAAGGATATGAAATTAAGGTAAGTGATCTTGATATGAAAGACTGGTACACGTACAGGAAAGCCAATGAAAAAGCGGCGTCAGCAAAGCTGATTATTGACGTGGAAAATGACCGTTTGCTCGGTGCACACTTGATTAGTATGCAGGCAGATGAGCTGATCAATCATTTTACAACAGCTATCCATTTTCAATTGCCGGTATCTGAGTTGAAGCAGGTGATATTTGGATACCCGACTGCTGCATCTGATCTGCAATATATGATTTGA
- a CDS encoding OsmC family protein, translating into MSNKMSFKVDGFTENMKTELTSGQHLIIIDEPPNMGGQDEGPDPLTNMLASLAGCENVIANMVAKEMDFSLDKIEFNIEAELDPRGLMGDPEVKPYFETVTVKATVHTDETQDRINELKEKTDARCPVFTTLKAAGVDMQAEWLKA; encoded by the coding sequence GTGTCGAACAAAATGTCTTTTAAAGTAGATGGATTTACTGAAAATATGAAGACGGAACTCACAAGTGGACAGCACCTCATTATCATTGATGAGCCACCGAATATGGGTGGACAGGATGAAGGTCCGGATCCGCTGACAAATATGCTTGCATCATTGGCTGGATGCGAAAATGTTATTGCAAATATGGTGGCAAAAGAAATGGATTTCTCTCTTGATAAGATTGAATTTAATATAGAAGCTGAATTGGATCCCCGCGGATTGATGGGAGACCCTGAGGTAAAGCCGTATTTTGAAACAGTAACTGTTAAAGCCACCGTGCATACAGACGAAACACAGGATCGTATAAACGAGCTGAAAGAAAAAACAGATGCACGCTGCCCTGTTTTTACAACACTTAAAGCGGCCGGGGTCGACATGCAGGCTGAATGGCTGAAGGCCTGA
- a CDS encoding Crp/Fnr family transcriptional regulator — protein sequence MDKLTLLSHINLFDELPMDELKKIDQSSTMTPVKKGTQLLIPGQSLDILFILKKGQVRLYRMTPNGKQFTTDILVDGNVFGETDSFTLTDQETYAEAMTDSYICTMNKEKFEQFIRSSPDVSLKLIQILSNRLKETYDLSEKIALADVRYRTLFLLLKMSEKSGKREKEWQSIQMKLTHEDIATMVGSSRESISLLMSSLKKEGFVKKTIRGYAIKADDIQKILEKG from the coding sequence ATGGATAAACTGACACTCCTCTCCCATATAAATTTATTTGATGAACTACCAATGGATGAGCTGAAAAAAATCGATCAGAGCAGTACGATGACACCTGTTAAAAAAGGAACACAGCTGCTGATTCCAGGGCAATCCCTGGATATTTTGTTTATTTTAAAGAAGGGTCAGGTCCGATTGTACCGGATGACCCCAAATGGTAAACAATTCACTACAGATATTCTTGTAGATGGAAATGTTTTTGGTGAAACGGACTCTTTTACGCTGACAGATCAGGAAACTTACGCTGAAGCGATGACGGATTCCTATATTTGCACGATGAATAAAGAGAAATTTGAGCAATTTATCAGATCATCGCCGGATGTTTCACTGAAGTTGATTCAGATTCTTTCTAACCGGTTAAAAGAAACTTATGATCTGAGTGAAAAAATTGCACTGGCGGATGTTCGCTATCGTACCCTCTTTCTATTGTTGAAAATGAGTGAAAAAAGCGGTAAGCGGGAAAAAGAATGGCAATCCATCCAGATGAAGCTGACGCATGAAGACATTGCTACGATGGTTGGATCTTCCCGGGAATCCATTTCACTGCTGATGAGCAGTCTGAAAAAAGAGGGATTTGTTAAAAAGACGATTCGCGGATACGCGATAAAAGCTGATGACATTCAGAAAATCCTAGAAAAAGGCTAA
- a CDS encoding TVP38/TMEM64 family protein: protein MKRWGWIIVVLILIAGLIVLNQTVLDLSPEVIRNWILSVGMLAPLLYVLLYSARPFILFPASVLSLAGGLAFGPVYGTLLTMTGATAGAILAFIFAKKAGAKRVEEKLGERGKKLQDQLEHNGFFIVLLLRLVPLFNFDLISYAAGASKIRLLPFTLATLIGIIPGTFAYTFLGFSTGSDSAGTIVLAVSIFAVIFIIPMLFRKKIKAYLQGRSNEGEAP, encoded by the coding sequence ATGAAAAGATGGGGATGGATCATTGTTGTTTTGATCCTGATCGCAGGTCTGATTGTATTAAATCAGACTGTACTGGATCTATCTCCTGAGGTGATACGAAACTGGATTTTGTCTGTTGGTATGCTTGCACCACTATTATACGTATTACTTTATTCAGCAAGGCCGTTTATTCTGTTTCCAGCTTCAGTTCTTTCTCTTGCAGGAGGATTGGCATTTGGTCCTGTATACGGGACTCTTTTGACCATGACAGGTGCTACTGCGGGAGCGATTCTTGCCTTTATCTTTGCTAAAAAAGCTGGAGCTAAAAGAGTGGAGGAAAAGCTGGGAGAGAGAGGGAAGAAGCTTCAGGACCAATTGGAACACAACGGCTTTTTTATCGTTTTACTGCTAAGGCTGGTACCGTTGTTTAACTTTGATTTAATCAGTTATGCAGCCGGAGCTTCGAAAATCAGACTTTTACCCTTTACGTTAGCAACGCTTATCGGTATCATTCCGGGAACATTCGCTTACACTTTTCTTGGATTCAGCACTGGTTCAGACAGCGCAGGCACGATCGTTTTAGCAGTATCCATTTTTGCAGTCATATTTATTATTCCGATGCTTTTCAGAAAAAAAATAAAAGCATATTTACAGGGACGCTCAAATGAGGGGGAAGCGCCATAA
- a CDS encoding methyl-accepting chemotaxis protein gives MSIQKKSWIMTGLLVANIIAIALFSFFSSQNNAQIAESNENRYQSYLLADELRQSSDDLTRLARTYVITGDPFYEEMYFNVLAIRNGEVPRPENYERIYWDFYAASGEAPRPDSDVQRSLNQLMIDAGFTEEEMAKLAEAEANSNTLVNTEVIAMNAVKDIVPPEAEALKEAEESNSEFAARIMHDTAYHVEKATIMSSIDEFFAMLDARTSAEVTAATDRQAVLNTILIVLILLLVGSVVYNAISLRSIVKPIRRLSGTVEELAGYDLTTKTNDAAQDYAHRKDEIGVIAASILNMRTQFTAMIQLISQTAVDTNQTAQSLAAAATETGMTSEQIAISIQEVATGSTTQADRSNTILESSTEVHQIAADGHSSIISTIDNLSDTGRLARSGNDVINESVTHLEIITDSVHQSSQAVQQLGARSGEINSIITTITDIAGQTNLLALNAAIEAARAGESGKGFAVVASEVRKLAEQSSDSAAKIADLIHTIQTETHETVSMMEHNVKLVEQQADMMSSASGALRAILEAAERGEKDTEVINELFDRLQKSAAESLENVQEIASVIEQTAAAAEEVAAAAEEQTATVGDISNQAQELREKAQTLEEQIKRFKVD, from the coding sequence TTGAGCATTCAAAAGAAAAGCTGGATCATGACGGGGCTGCTGGTGGCAAATATTATTGCGATCGCTTTATTTTCGTTTTTTTCTTCACAAAACAATGCACAAATTGCGGAAAGTAACGAAAACCGCTATCAGTCCTATTTGTTAGCGGATGAGTTACGGCAAAGTTCGGATGATCTCACCAGATTAGCACGTACATATGTCATCACGGGAGATCCATTTTATGAAGAAATGTATTTTAATGTTTTAGCTATTCGAAACGGTGAAGTGCCACGTCCGGAAAACTATGAGCGTATATATTGGGATTTCTACGCTGCCTCAGGTGAAGCACCACGGCCGGACAGTGATGTTCAACGCTCTCTTAATCAGCTGATGATTGATGCGGGCTTTACAGAAGAGGAAATGGCGAAGCTTGCAGAGGCAGAGGCAAACTCCAATACACTTGTGAACACTGAAGTCATTGCCATGAATGCTGTAAAAGACATTGTCCCTCCCGAAGCAGAAGCTTTGAAGGAAGCAGAGGAATCAAATAGTGAGTTTGCTGCGCGTATCATGCATGATACCGCTTATCACGTTGAAAAAGCGACGATTATGTCGTCTATCGACGAATTTTTTGCCATGCTTGATGCCAGAACATCTGCTGAAGTAACAGCAGCTACGGATCGGCAGGCTGTATTAAACACGATACTGATTGTACTGATTCTTCTTTTGGTTGGCTCAGTCGTTTATAATGCGATCAGCCTCAGATCCATCGTTAAGCCAATCAGACGTTTATCCGGAACGGTGGAAGAGCTTGCAGGTTACGACTTAACGACAAAGACGAATGACGCAGCTCAGGATTACGCTCATCGCAAGGATGAAATTGGTGTCATTGCTGCATCCATTTTAAATATGCGGACTCAATTTACAGCGATGATTCAGCTCATAAGTCAAACCGCCGTGGATACGAATCAGACAGCTCAGTCTTTAGCAGCAGCAGCGACGGAAACAGGCATGACATCTGAGCAGATTGCGATATCCATTCAGGAAGTAGCGACAGGCTCAACAACTCAGGCAGACCGGTCCAATACCATTCTGGAATCCAGCACAGAAGTGCATCAAATAGCAGCAGACGGACACTCAAGCATTATCAGTACAATCGATAATCTGAGTGATACCGGACGTCTGGCCCGAAGCGGCAATGATGTGATTAATGAATCCGTCACCCATTTAGAGATAATAACGGACAGCGTTCATCAGTCCTCTCAGGCAGTTCAGCAGCTTGGAGCACGTTCGGGCGAAATTAACAGCATCATTACGACTATCACAGATATTGCCGGTCAGACAAACCTTCTTGCATTAAATGCAGCGATCGAAGCAGCGAGAGCAGGTGAAAGTGGTAAAGGATTTGCTGTTGTCGCATCGGAAGTACGAAAACTGGCAGAGCAATCAAGCGATTCCGCAGCAAAAATTGCAGATCTTATTCACACGATTCAGACTGAAACGCATGAAACCGTCAGTATGATGGAACATAACGTGAAGCTCGTTGAACAACAGGCTGACATGATGTCTTCAGCATCCGGCGCACTGCGGGCCATTCTTGAAGCGGCAGAACGTGGTGAAAAGGATACTGAGGTTATCAATGAACTGTTTGACAGGCTTCAAAAAAGTGCAGCAGAATCCCTTGAGAATGTACAGGAGATTGCCAGCGTGATCGAGCAGACAGCAGCGGCTGCCGAAGAAGTTGCTGCCGCAGCCGAAGAACAGACAGCCACTGTTGGTGACATTTCTAACCAGGCTCAGGAATTGCGCGAAAAAGCACAGACACTTGAAGAGCAGATCAAACGCTTTAAGGTGGATTAA
- the mntA gene encoding type VII toxin-antitoxin system MntA family adenylyltransferase antitoxin yields MDIASKVTDILIKHLDPAFIILFGSQATGNIHSTSDIDLAYISDKDLPPFDMLHIKSELAEKLHHEVDLIDIKKTNTVFAAQIFYYGKVIYSRDDNRYTKESMKALSMYASFIERRDFIIKDIVKRGYVINNDSD; encoded by the coding sequence ATGGACATAGCAAGCAAGGTGACTGACATTCTAATTAAACATTTAGACCCAGCATTTATCATTTTATTCGGCTCACAGGCAACCGGAAATATTCACAGTACCAGTGATATTGACTTGGCTTATATAAGTGACAAGGATCTCCCTCCCTTTGATATGTTACACATTAAAAGTGAGCTTGCTGAAAAACTGCATCATGAAGTTGATTTAATCGATATTAAAAAAACCAATACTGTTTTTGCAGCTCAAATTTTTTATTATGGCAAAGTGATTTATAGCCGGGATGATAATCGCTACACAAAAGAATCAATGAAAGCACTATCTATGTATGCATCATTTATTGAGAGAAGAGACTTTATCATAAAGGATATTGTGAAACGAGGTTATGTGATTAATAATGATTCCGACTAA
- a CDS encoding GrpB family protein has protein sequence MELGLLRDEVRIVPHTYAWKAEFETVKTSILEELEGVELPIEHIGSTAIPGIKAKPIIDLLMGVDNLDDVEPYIFNSLKKAGFLRLRVEKPGEIVFARFADPDYKIKTHYLHLTEYDRPLWRNLIFFRDYLNENKNARDQYGAIKNDYVSEHTTGIEGYTEAKTDFVQSIYQLRPGAGKVNKPFGVYGVNVENGKMLVIRKSRGPYQNRFDLPGGSLEEGEALTKALHREMAEETGLSILSANQIGTADFLLPSHWQEFDWIHHIAVFYEISTGGDIVVPETFEGQDSGGAVWMAMEDLTAENSSPLVSKACRWVQTGVFESEREEYLGWRVNSIHFS, from the coding sequence ATGGAACTTGGATTATTAAGAGATGAGGTGCGGATTGTACCACATACATACGCGTGGAAAGCTGAATTTGAAACAGTGAAAACTTCTATTTTAGAAGAGTTGGAAGGTGTAGAGTTGCCGATTGAACATATTGGGAGCACAGCGATTCCTGGAATTAAAGCTAAACCGATTATTGATCTGCTAATGGGTGTAGATAATCTGGATGACGTTGAACCGTATATATTTAATTCATTGAAGAAGGCGGGTTTCTTACGATTGAGAGTTGAAAAACCTGGCGAAATCGTTTTTGCCCGTTTTGCCGATCCTGACTATAAAATTAAAACGCATTACCTTCATTTAACTGAGTATGACCGACCTTTATGGCGCAACCTGATCTTTTTTCGCGATTATTTAAATGAAAACAAAAATGCCAGGGATCAATATGGAGCGATTAAAAACGACTATGTGAGTGAGCATACAACGGGGATCGAGGGTTACACCGAAGCCAAAACAGATTTTGTACAAAGCATTTATCAACTGAGACCGGGAGCAGGGAAGGTGAATAAGCCGTTTGGTGTGTACGGGGTCAATGTGGAAAATGGGAAAATGCTTGTGATACGAAAAAGCAGGGGACCTTATCAAAACCGGTTTGATTTGCCGGGTGGCAGTCTTGAAGAGGGAGAAGCCTTAACGAAAGCGCTCCATAGAGAAATGGCGGAGGAGACGGGCCTGAGTATCCTTTCGGCGAATCAGATTGGCACGGCAGACTTTTTGCTTCCTTCACACTGGCAGGAATTCGATTGGATCCATCATATTGCTGTATTTTATGAGATCAGCACAGGTGGAGATATCGTGGTGCCTGAAACATTTGAAGGACAGGATTCTGGAGGAGCTGTCTGGATGGCAATGGAGGATTTAACTGCTGAAAATTCTTCACCACTTGTATCCAAGGCGTGTAGATGGGTTCAGACAGGTGTTTTTGAAAGTGAGCGGGAGGAGTATTTGGGGTGGAGGGTGAATAGTATTCATTTTTCTTAG